A genomic segment from Vicia villosa cultivar HV-30 ecotype Madison, WI unplaced genomic scaffold, Vvil1.0 ctg.000470F_1_1, whole genome shotgun sequence encodes:
- the LOC131628695 gene encoding disease resistance protein RUN1-like — translation MSSSKLRSTRPLRREQIKTQMVKSMMDSIQRNTKGSDIRSYEVFLSFRGEDTRASFTSHLYAALQNDGITVFMDDDSLQRGDHISNSLLQAIEESRISVIVFSKNYADSRWCLDELVKIMECRRTIGQVVLPVFYGVDPSEVRHQTGEFGEAFHSLLNRRKNQEDSVSRKWRDALREAAGLAGFVVLNSRNEREAINHIVEKVTLLLDKTDLFVADNPVGVESRVQDTTQQLDIKQSNNVLLLGMWGMGGTGKTTIAKAIYNKIGRNFEGRSFLANIRETWEQTTEKVSLQEQLLSDIFKETTTKIQNIESGKLTLKDRLCHKRVLLVLDDVNSLDQLKALCGSREWFGPGSRIIITTRDKHILRGLRVDKVCAMKVMDKNESIELFSLNAFKQPSPKKQFAEISRKIVEYCGGLPLALEVLGSYLFERGVRDWKCVLEKIKIIPNDQVQRKLKISYDGLNDDTEKEIFLDIACFFIGMDRNDVIQILNACGLFAEIGISVLVERSLVTVDDKNKLGMHDLLRDMGREIIREKSPKEPEERSRLWLHEDVLDVLSDRNGTKAIEGLVLKLPIASSKCFSTKAFKKMKRLRLLQLAGVKLDGDFEYLSRNLRWLCWNGFPLTCIPSDFYQGNIVSMELENSNMRFVWKETQRMEMLKILNLSHSHHLMQTPDFSHLPNLEKLILVDCPMLSEVSNSIGDLKKILLINLEDCISLCNLPRSIYKLTSLKTLILSGCLMIDTLEEDIEQMESLTTLIANNTGITRVPFSVVRSKSIGYISLCGYEGFSRDVFPSIIWSWMSPTNTFPSQFQTSHIMSSLVPLDVPHSSSQELSSISKYLPNLRSLWVECSSEDQLSHDTTIILEALYATNSKELEPTATTSQVSQISLKSLFIQLGMTCQIANILKEKILQNTTVDESGGCVLLGDSYPDWLSFNCDGSSVTFEVPQVEGHNLKSLMCIAYSSTPDNITSDGLISVLVKNYTKATIQLYKRETLASFKDEEGERLVSSIEPRDRVEVVVVFENGFSVKKTAIYLIYD, via the exons atgtcttcttcaaagcTCAGATCTACCCGGCCACTTCGACGCGAACAGATTAAAACACAAA tgGTAAAAAGCATGATGGATTCTATACAAAGAAACACAAAAGGAAGTGATATAAGAAGCTATGAAGTGTTCTTAAGTTTTCGAGGAGAAGATACCCGTGCATCTTTTACTTCACATCTCTATGCTGCACTTCAAAATGACGGAATCACCGTTTTCATGGACGATGATTCGCTTCAGAGAGGAGATCATATTTCAAACTCACTGCTGCAAGCAATTGAAGAGTCTCGGATCTCTGTGatagttttttcaaaaaattatgcAGATTCGCGGTGGTGTTTAGATGAGTTGGTGAAAATAATGGAGTGTCGTAGAACCATAGGTCAGGTGGTGCTTCCGGTGTTCTATGGCGTAGATCCATCTGAAGTTCGTCACCAAACTGGTGAGTTTGGAGAAGCATTTCATAGTCTGTTAAACAGAAGAAAGAATCAGGAAGACTCTGTATCGCGGAAATGGAGAGATGCACTTCGTGAAGCTGCTGGCCTTGCTGGCTTCGTTGTTCTAAATTCGAG GAATGAAAGGGAGGCTATCAATCATATTGTTGAAAAAGTTACTCTTTTGCTTGATAAGACAGACTTGTTTGTTGCTGATAATCCAGTGGGAGTTGAATCACGAGTGCAAGATACGACTCAACAGTTAGACATCAAACAATCAAATAATGTTCTACTCTTAGGGATGTGGGGTATGGGGGGAACCGGTAAAACAACCATTGCAAAAGCCATTTACAACAAAATTGGCCGCAATTTCGAAGGAAGGAGCTTCCTTGCAAATATTAGGGAAACTTGGGAGCAAACTACTGAAAAAGTGTCTTTACAAGAACAACTTCTTTCAGATATCTTCAAAGAAACAACAACCAAGATACAAAACATTGAGTCTGGGAAACTTACATTGAAGGATAGGCTCTGTCATAAAAGAGTACTTCTCGTACTTGATGATGTGAATAGTTTGGACCAACTAAAAGCTTTGTGTGGAAGTCGTGAATGGTTTGGTCCAGGAAGtagaataataatcacaaccagaGATAAACATATACTTAGAGGGCTGAGAGTTGACAAAGTATGTGCAAtgaaagtaatggataaaaaTGAATCAATTGAACTTTTTAGTTTGAATGCATTCAAGCAACCGAGTCCTAAAAAACAATTTGCTGAAATTTCTAGAAAAATTGTTGAGTACTGTGGGGGATTGCCACTAGCTTTGGAAGTCCTTGGCTCTTATTTGTTTGAAAGGGGAGTAAGAGATTGGAAGTGTGTATTAGAGAAAATCAAAATAATTCCCAATGACCAAGTACAACGGAAGTTAAAAATAAGCTATGATGGTTTAAATGACGATACTGAGAAAGAAATATTTCTTGACATAGCTTGTTTCTTTATCGGGATGGACCGAAATGATGTTATACAAATATTAAATGCTTGTGGACTTTTTGCAGAAATTGGAATAAGTGTGCTTGTTGAGCGAAGCCTGGTAACTGTTGACGATAAGAACAAGCTTGGAATGCATGATTTGTTACGAGATATGGGAAGAGAAATCATTCGAGAAAAATCACCAAAAGAGCCTGAGGAACGTAGCAGGTTATGGCTTCATGAGGATGTGCTTGATGTTTTATCGGATCGAAAT GGAACAAAAGCTATTGAGGGGCTAGTTTTGAAGTTGCCAATAGCTAGTTCAAAATGTTTTAGCACTAAAGCTTTTAAGAAGATGAAGAGACTCAGATTGCTTCAACTTGCTGGAGTAAAACTTGATGGAGATTTCGAATATCTTTCAAGAAATTTAAGGTGGCTATGTTGGAATGGATTTCCTTTAACATGCATACCTTCAGATTTTTATCAAGGAAATATAGTTTCCATGGAGTTAGAAAACAGTAATATGAGATTTGTGTGGAAAGAGACCCAG AGAATGGAGATGCTGAAAATCCTAAACCTTAGTCATTCTCATCATCTGATGCAGACCCCAGACTTCTCTCATTTACCTAATCTTGAAAAGCTAATACTTgtagattgtccaatgttatctGAGGTTTCCAACAGCATTGGAGatctcaaaaaaattcttctaataaATTTGGAAGACTGTATTAGCCTATGCAACCTTCCAAGAAGCATTTATAAGTTGACATCTCTTAAAACTCTGATTCTCTCAGGGTGTTTAATGATTGACACGTTGGAAGAAGACATAGAACAAATGGAATCTTTAACCACTCTGATTGCAAATAACACTGGAATAACAAGAGTTCCGTTTTCTGTAGTGAGATCAAAAAGCATTGGCTATATTTCCTTGTGCGGCTATGAAGGATTCTCACGAGATGTGTTTCCATCTATCATTTGGTCTTGGATGTCACCAACAAATACTTTTCCATCCCAATTTCAAACCTCTCATATCATGTCATCTCTTGTTCCTCTTGATGTACCACATAGTAGTTCCCAGGAGCTATCATCGATTTCCAAGTATCTTCCAAATCTTAGAAGTCTTTGGGTGGAGTGCAGCTCGGAAGATCAACTTTCTCATGATACAACAATAATTTTGGAGGCATTATATGCCACAAATTCTAAAGAATTGGAACCAACAGCTACTACATCACAAGTATCACAAATTTCGTTGAAATCTCTTTTCATTCAATTGGGAATGACTTGCCAAATTGCCAAtattttgaaagagaaaattttaCAG AATACGACTGTTGATGAGAGTGGTGGTTGTGTGCTCCTGGGTGATAGTTATCCCGACTGGTTAAGCTTCAATTGTGATGGTTCTTCTGTAACTTTTGAAGTTCCTCAAGTAGAAGGGCATAACTTGAAGTCATTGATGTGCATTGCCTATTCTTCAACTCCGGATAACATAACATCGGATGGACTTATAAGTGTGTTAGTGAAAAATTACACAAAGGCCACCATTCAGCTCTATAAGAGAGAGACATTAGCTTCCTTTAAGGATGAGGAGGGGGAGAGATTAGTATCAAGTATAGAACCCAGAGACAGAgtggaagttgttgttgtttttgagaATGGTTTCAGTGTGAAGAAAACAGCCATTTATCTCATTTATGATTGA